The Tamandua tetradactyla isolate mTamTet1 chromosome 6, mTamTet1.pri, whole genome shotgun sequence genome contains the following window.
CCTCTGGGGCGTCCTTCCTGCAGCGAGGACGCTCAGTCACTCCGGCGCTTCTCCAGGCCTGGGTGGCCTGCGGACCAGGTCGGGTGAGAGATGGGGAGGAGAATGGCTTTTCATTCCCCGGTGCTGGACTTCGGGACTGCAGTTCTCTTGAGGATGAGCGATACGGCCCGGGTGGGTGGGGAATcgtataaatgtgtgtgtgccaGGGAGGGGGCACACGTTGGGAAAGTCCTTGTCATTCGGAGGCGTAGCCTATCTTGTCGAAAAACCGGGGATGAAGGACATGGAGCTGTCCTGGGGTGCCCTTTTCGTTTTTCTAAAGGGCCTCTGGCTCGTGACTCAGGTAGCTGGCCTGGGGCCCTCTGGCCATCCATCTAACCTAGAGGCTTTaggtccttttcttttcttcccaggaGGTAGGTGCTAAGCTAGGCACCTCTCTGTCCTTTTCTCACTGATACTTTGGACAGGAGTGGCCAGGGCTGGGCCTCTGCTCTCTCAGGCGTCTGGGGGGCCAGGGGTGAAGAACTGTGGCATTGTAGTCACAAGACTTGCATTATATAACTGCAGGCTCTCTCCTGGAGAGTAAGATGGCTTTTAATTATTGTGACAAAGTTGTTCTTTTGGGCTTTGGGGATGAAGCAGTGGAGCAGGTGAGCTTACTGGGAAAACTGTACCAAATTCGTCCTTGTCTGTAaccagtccccacccccacccctgggttTGTAAACAGTATGCCCTTCTGAGTGGTAACCTGGAATAGGCCACCAGGTGACACTAGCTTTTTTCACAGTTAAAGAGCCTTACAATATCAGAATATTCTTCCTGTGCTGCTGTTTGTACCTTTGCTGAAACACACTGAAGTAGTCCTGTTGATCTCATTTCAACTGTtggtttttaaatgaagaaactgacttgcccaaggtcatatctTTAGGCCTTGAACGGGGTTTTCCTGACCTTTGCTCAGTACCTAGTGGTGCTTACAGCTTTCCTCTTGAGACTCTGACTTTTCCTCTCAGGCGTATGTCAGAGGGACCCCCGTCCTAGTATAGGGGCTGGAGGACTGGTCCACTAACCCTTAAACTCTGGCATCCTCTGCCAAAGTAGAACCAGCTCAGCTTAGCTTGACAGTGCCTGATGAAGTACCTTGGATGCAGTCAAGGACTGCCTGACTAGGGCTGGCATGTGCATTCGTTGCATCTGGTGAGGCTGAAAAAGTAGTCGTGAGTTCTGCTTTCCCTTTCAGTCCTTCCAGCACATAGGCTGCTATGGGAGACATGTTGCCCTGGAACAATACTGGGAACCATTCCTTGAGCAAGCAGACACCTTTCTAGCTTTGTCTCAGAGCTGGGATGAGACTGTCGTTTGTCCACTGGGCTGGATCATGGGTGGGCGGTTATTGTTGCTGCCCTGTTTGATGGGAGTGTGTATGGTCAGTGACAGAAAGCAGGATTTTGAGTTCATCCCTTCTGCTCCTGCAAAGCACTTCACATGCTTTAGACTGCTGGGCAGGTCTTGGCCAGCCTTCTTGGGATTCTTCTCTTCACAGGGACCATGTGGGGTCTACCTCAGAACTGTGGTTGTTATAGGACAAATGCCTTGGCCCGAATAGCAGGACCCTGAAACATGGCTGTTAAAGTACCTTGCTttatagtaatttttattttatttttacctctatTACCATGTTTCTCTcaattctctgtttttatttaggGGAAAGAGGGCTTCATCATTCCTGTGAGATGAATAACATATTCATCCCTAGCCTTGGTTCACCTAGTAAGTTGgtaatatttgaatgaatgaatgaataaatttgacATGAGGAAACAAAGATCCAGGGAAATGACAAATCAGTGTTGGAGATGGGTCCAAAATCTAggactttaaaatttaaagaatgaaCACTGTAGTGAGGAGACCAGGGAACCAGAGGGAAAGGATGGAACAGAGACTTGATGGGATGTGTGACTGGCCAAAACTGACGCTGCCATGGTCAGTATATAAACAactgagcatggctgtgttcctgtaaaattttatttacaaaaataggtggTGGGCTGAATTTGACCTAGTTTGCCAACCTCTGCATAGACAATCCGTGTTTGCAGGTGCTCTCAGATAACCTTATAACAATCCCTATCAGATAGGAAGCTGTCTTCATTactaaaatggaaatattcaagagcagaaaggttaagtgattgTCCAAGACCACCCAGTTCAAAGTCAGGACCAGAATTCAGACCTACTGATTTCTAGTCCATTTTCTTTCCACTTTGATAACAATAATGTAATAATGTTTGTTTTATCAGGGCCTTATTGTGTTTAGGTATTGTATCATTTGGTTTATCCTCAGGATAAGCCTGTGatctccattttgtagatgaggacatagaagcaaaaagaaagtaagaagCTTGCCTAAGGACAATTCTAGAAGATGATAATTGTAATATCATCTTGGCTATTAGTGCTGTtcagaatatcagaaataaatacatttagagCTGGAAAATCCTCAATTTCAGATGATAAAAACCATACTAAATATGTCAGTTTTATTGTTTGCTCTGTATTTTTCAGGGGTGGGGATTTAAGAGCTCTCTCTGCTATAAGGCACGCCAGTGCCTCATGTCTGTGTTTTCTGTTTCCCTTGCCTCCTGCATTTCTCTCCTACTGAGGCCCACACCCAGCAGCTAATGTTCATTGCCCAGCATAAGGGGCTGACTGTCAGCCTCACCTCTTGTTCTTTCTGCAGTGTCACGATGTCTGACCGGAAGGCAGTGATCAAGAACGCAGACATGTCTGAGGACATGCAACAGGATGCTGTTGACTGCGCCACGCAGGCCATGGAGAAGTACAACATAGAGAAGGACATTGCTGCCTATATCAAGAAGGTGAGCTGAGAGAGCCATGGCTGGTGGCCAGGGCTGGGGATGGGCAACTGAGCTTGCTCCAGGGAGGGCTGGAGCTGGGGACATAGCAAAGCAGGTATATCCCATGCAAACAAGACCCTAGAACTTGAAAAGCGGCAACTTAGGGGTGATTCTTTCTTGGCAAAGCATTCACCTTAGGAATTCTTAATAAGAGCtctgttgtgtgtatatatatattaacagatAATTACATGACTGCAAGTCCTCCCGAGGGAAGGATGAGGCTATGCGAAGAAGCTTCAGGATAAAgtataaatggccaaaaatcaGAACTATCCAAAATAAAGACCAAGGGTATTGGAATGAAATAATACAAGATCGTATTTCTTTCTCTcaaaaaatagttaaaagtactgcatcatcttcttctccctatatatatatataaatcttttcTTTAATGGATGAGCAGTAGTTGGGACAATAGATTTGGTCCCTGAAAAATTCCTCAGTGAATGGCAAATAGGTCTGATTAACACAGTGAGGAAGCAACTGAGTTGGAAGTGAAACCTAGGTCCCTGATTCCATTTAGGACCCTTATCCATTGAAGGCACAGTCCCAGTCTTGATATTCTCAGCTCTGGCATCCCAGGAAAGATGCATGACAGCAGTAGCAGTCTGGTGCATATAAGTGGTAGGATTTTCCTCCATTTTATAGACTGCTTTCCTACCAAATGTATGGAACAAGTATCAGAGACTCTCGAGTCCTGGGAAGCTGTGTGTGTGGAGTCAAGAACCAGTGTGGCTGCGGGTGCCAGCTTCTTGCTGAATGAGGGCCTTGCCCTGTCTAGCAAGACTCCAGCATCATGGATTCTCAGAACTTGAAGAATCCTTAGGTTATCTGGGTCCAGCTTTCTCATTTTGTTGGTGGGAAAGTTACCCTGGGAAGCGGCTATGGTTCTCCTACATCATACAAAGTGTTGAGCCCGGACTGAAGCTGGGCTTGGTAACCTGAGCCACTGTCTCCTAACAGCTCTTAGAGTTATATGGTATGGGGGCTGTGAGGAAACTAAACAAGTTGTGTATGACCACCTGGGTGGCCAGAGCCCCAAGGATGGTGGCAACATTGGGTTCCATAGTGGGGAGAGAGGATTGCTGTCCTTGCATGGATCAGAATTGATCCATCTGTTTGCTGCTGTGTCCCATCCACAGGGTGGCCGGGAGCTGCCTGTCTGATTAGATCACAAGGATTTCCTGGCTGGTTTAGATGCTAAACTTTTGCCCCTGAGAGAAGTGAGGGAGTTGCCTTGATTTCATGGCTGATGTCCTTGTTCTGGAGTCTGCAGCCCACACATAGCTAGCATATAGAAATGCCTTTAGCCTTTACTTAAACAGAATTTCTTTCTGGTACTTTTGAGATTTGTTCTCTGTTTTGCTGAAGTGCCCTAGTTTTTGGCATTTTGGAAATGCTGGTTTAGTAATGGGGGAGGCTTGCTCCCCATTTGTACTCATGCTGTTAATGTTGGAGTGGTCTTTTATTCCACTGACCTCTGATTCCCTTGCTGAGAAATCACAGAATGGGTTAGTGGTGGTATGAACAGGTGGGCTAACTAGTGGAAGAAGAAATGATTGGGGTATGAAAAGAGGCTCAGTGAAGAGAAATAATGGAGGCTTTGTGGTGTTACATTATTAATGAAGGGGAGGAATGTCCTAGCCAGCCTTAGAACCTGAGCTACTGCGGTCTGGGGAGCTGGGGCCATGAGctagggggtggggtgagggtgatAACCAAACTTGTATTGGTGCTGGACTTGCAGGGAGAGACTCCATTCTGATTTCTGCCCTCCAGCTGCTCTCATCACCTTTCTTCtcccctttcattcttcttttaggAATTTGACAAGAAATACAATCCTACCTGGCATTGTATCGTGGGCCGAAATTTTGGCAGCTACGTCACACATGAGACAAAGCACTTCATCTATTTTTACTTGGGTCAAGTTGCAATCCTCCTCTTCAAATCAGGCTAGGTGGCCATGGTGAAGGCGTCAGTGGCGGTGGCGGCAGCGATGGCAGGCAGGCGGCGTTGCTGGGACTGTTTTGCACTCGGGGCCAGCACCAGGATGTCCTCTCCAATGGCTGTGCTACTGCATGGACTGTATACTCGATTTCATGTGTATGTCGCAGTAAACAAAACCAAACTTCTTTCTGTTTAGTTGCCTGGGGAAGAAGGCTGCTTTATGTTTGATTTTCAAgacttcaaaaaattttttttggttgtaTTGCACTAGGAaatctctccccacccctcccttttctctttctctccctataCAAAATAAAAAGCCCTTAACAAAGCCTGTGAAAGGCTTTGAGAAGGGCTGAGGAAAAGAAATAGGTCTCTGGAGGTGGAACTAAAACTGTGCAGCTGCCTCTTCCTGGTGGCGGATGCTGCTTTAGGAGGGCCAGGGAGTCTGTGCAGGGACAGTGTTAGGGTTGGCAAGGAGAGAGGGATAGGAAGGAGGGTGGGGGAATTGATTTAGTACCAGGGAGAATATTCCACTGAACTGTGATTCTGCGGCTTGGGGCAAGGATGggttgggggaggagggtggATTCTTTAAGGGGCCTTGAGACGTGTTTGTCTATGGTGTGTGGGAGTGGGGAGCAGACTTGTCTTGCTGTCTTTGTCAGAAGAGTTTCTAAGTAAGGGCTGTGTCTTTGTGGATTACCTTCTTTTATTCTTGCTCCGAGTGCTCATGCTAGAAGGATGTTGGGGGTAGGATTagcttgatttttctctttgcataCTCTCTTCTCCCCTCCTGTCTGCTCCCTGCTTagccctcagttttctcattcctCTGGAGTTTTCCTAGAGCAGCCCCTGTTAGTTGGCTGGCAAGGGAATTTCTGGTGACTAGTTCTTTAGTTAGGTTTTAGCAATCAAACCAAATCAATGTCTCCCTTGATTTGCCTCTTTGtttatgtttatgtgtgtgtatgtatgtgtggtttgatgcaggggagggggaggggcaggacagTGGAATCTCTAGGGTATTATAGGTAGGTAGGGGGCATAGTTAGTTCTAAGTGCCCTTTATGTTAAAAACCTCTGGAGGTATCTGTTTTGAAGGTGAAGTGCCATCTGGCCCAGATACTCAGCCCTATGGCCGTATGCTCCCTCGGAGAGCTTTAAGAGGACAACCAAGGAGGAAATGGCAGTGTTGCCATCTGCCCTGGAGCTGGGAAATTGACTTGGTGGACATCTCCAGCcactggtgggaggtggggataGAAGTGACAAAGGGCTGAGAGGAGCTTTGGGGAAACTTTGGAAGAGGTCAGTCTTTCAGTGATGAAACCATCTGTCTGAAGATGGAGCACAGTGGCAAGTGGGGGCAGATTCCTAGGATAATACTGGGGAAATCTTGTTGTTAAAGCAGGGATGGGATGGAGTTTGGGGAGAAGATGGGGATCATTGCTGATTGAGCTGCTGATTCTTGTGAATCACATCAAAAGTCTCATGTGTAGGCTAACACTGTTGGTGGGGGAGGCCCAGCTCATtcatcccctccccccaccccgcccaccCGCCCAAGTCCTTTGTTGAAGATGGTGGGGAGGCAGGAGAATGCCCTCTCCCCAGTCCCTTAGTGTGTGCCGAGTTTTCTTTTCAGTGCTTGGGGTAGAGGGTGGGGACTGTGGTGGTGAGTGAGTTCCCTGTGTGTATCAAACCTACCCTCAGTGGGTGTTGTCTGTGGCAGATTGAGTGCTTGAATTTAGCTTTAGTCtcgttttgtttttaaatggatgTCTAAATCTGTGTTTCTTCCTGCCCTCCCAGACTTGTGTGGCCAGTTGGAAATGTctggtttgttttcatctctctctcatttctggaGCAGGGGCTGAGACCCCGCCATATCTCCTATGCTCTGCATCCATGCCTCTTTTGGACATTAAAGGTCGATTGATGCATTTCTGAGCTGTTGGGGTTTCTTTGGGTTAAAGGGGTTGGTCTGGTGGCAGTGATGCCTGCCACAcagtgggtggggatgggggctgTCTAGGATGAAGTAGAATGGAGTCTAAAAAGGTAGATCCAGGCACAGAAATATCGATTGGTTGTAGGGACTAGGCTTCGGCCCCTTAAATTGGTTAGAAGTCTAACCAGTAACTCTGGTTCCTGCCTCCCTTAGCATGATGGCCAGGTGAGTCATTTTTGGAGTCTTGATTATATTAGGCACTGTCTTCCAGTTGTAACAGTCTTCCCAGCCTGGCCAACACTTGTAGCCCTCCTACTCCCCATTCTAGGCTTCCCTGAGGGCTGGAGATTGTGTCTGTTAGCTAAGTCCTTCTCTGGccattcagaaatgaaagaactggAGTCTTCAGTCTTCAGAGCAGAGGAGGCCTTTTAGTGGCCCTCGGTTGTACCACTTGGCCCTACCAACCCCGTACCCAGAGAAGTCAGCAGTGCCAAAACTGTTCTGAAAGGATCTACCACATCTGATGCTCAGCCATTGGTGTCTGGACTTGTAGCCACAATCTTTGTGGAGCTTTTAGGGGACAGAGAGGCTTTGTCCGTATTTTTCTTGTCACTTGTTCTCTCTTGTATGCTTGCTCCTATGATGCTGCACACACAGGGAATGAGACAGGCAAAGAAAAAGTTTTTTGCTTCCATGGAGCATACATTCTAATGGATGGAACAGACAAGAAGCATTGATAAGCTTTTCCAACAGTGATAGGTACTATCAAGAATAAACTGGGCAGTGAGCTACTGAGTGTTGGAGGTAGGTGGATAGGGTTCCTTTAGATAGGAAGTTGGATGACTCTTAGAGATAGGGTTCCAccttggagggcagtgaggtCCTGAGGGAGCAAGAACCCCAACTTCAATTCTTTCCTTTGCTGGTGCAAGTATTTTGATCGAGCTAGGCCCTTAGGGGAGGAGAGTGAGGCTACAGTCCATGTCTCATTTGGGATTGGTATCTCTAGGGCCAAAATTCACCCTTTTCCTGCCCTAATGGGAGAGGCAATCCAGGTGGCAACTACAGACAAATTCCTGCACAGGTAGGTGGCACAGTGCTCATCTGGGGGGCTAATCCTGAACGGTCTGCTGGAGGATGTCTTCACCCTGCGGGGCCCAAGAAGGAAGGGATGAGAGCATGGGTTATAGAAAAATTAAGACTTGCTCCAGGCCACTGGCCCTACTGATATGCCCTGCCCTCACTCTGCTGTGGGATGAGGTGGAGAAGTAGCTGTGAAAGGCAGATGGGTATTGTAGCTTAGACGAATGCAACCATAACCTGAACCCTCATGACCAGGCAGAGAGGGAGTGAGTTGGTCGACATCAATGCCCCCCTCTTATCACGTTCTCCAGGCTTCTGGAACCCAACCAAAAGGCAAATAGTAAGGCTGACTCAGGGATATAATCTGTAGGGGTCAAACTCATCTCAGTGAATGGAGCAGGAAAGAGAAGAGTGGGGAATGAATCTAAGGGGGGGGTGGGCAAGTGGAGAATAGCAAGCATGGCAAGAAATTGCCTGTTGCCATGATGCTGTCTGTCTGTCCCTTTAACTATGGTATTCTTTAGCCTAGATGTATGGTGTGGCTGTTTTACCTAAACTAGCCTCTCATTtccttcaggtctttgctcaaatatcCTCTCATCAAAGGGGTTTTCTCCTGACATCATGTATGAAGTAGCACCTCTTC
Protein-coding sequences here:
- the DYNLL2 gene encoding dynein light chain 2, cytoplasmic, giving the protein MSDRKAVIKNADMSEDMQQDAVDCATQAMEKYNIEKDIAAYIKKEFDKKYNPTWHCIVGRNFGSYVTHETKHFIYFYLGQVAILLFKSG